One Candidatus Saccharibacteria bacterium RAAC3_TM7_1 genomic region harbors:
- a CDS encoding hypothetical protein (RAAC3_TM7_1_787) gives MYNQETPAAYGSRQGLLSLYVFIKLDKLALSLQEC, from the coding sequence ATGTACAATCAGGAAACTCCGGCTGCCTATGGTAGCCGCCAGGGTCTGCTCAGTCTCTACGTATTCATAAAACTAGATAAACTAGCACTCTCTTTACAGGAGTGCTAG
- a CDS encoding Trigger factor (RAAC3_TM7_1_788) — protein sequence MKTTVKHLSPTKVLLTITLGKSELDAAEQVALTKLAREMKVAGFRKGKVPVNVAVKHVDPNVLAQQTADDALSKAVAEAFLAEDIQALERPQVELKKFVTGQEMEFTAEAEVLPEIKLGNYKKLGVKQQPITVTADEVNDILTRMQEGMSEKKEVERAAKDGDEVILDFIGKKDDVAFDGGGANDYALKLGSNSFIPGFEEGIIGKKPGETFDLKLKFPENYHVADLADADVVFTTTLKKVQELALPTLDDEFAKNADKRFSSLKDLKADIKSELTAQKERETAEKLKDELVAKLIDVSDVPVPQVLIDDQMQSIEQDMTQNLMYQGLTLDQYLRTQKFKDKDEWVKKEVVPAAEKRVKAGLVLAELSKVEKVEATSQELADHITRYKQQYANNPEMSKRFDEPEIQRDVANRLLTEKTVDLLVELNKK from the coding sequence ATGAAGACTACCGTAAAACACCTATCACCGACCAAAGTCCTATTAACGATCACTCTTGGTAAATCAGAGCTTGATGCAGCCGAACAAGTGGCGCTTACCAAGTTGGCAAGAGAAATGAAAGTTGCCGGCTTCCGTAAAGGTAAAGTGCCAGTAAACGTTGCTGTCAAGCACGTCGACCCAAATGTTTTAGCGCAACAAACTGCTGATGACGCGCTGTCAAAAGCCGTCGCTGAGGCTTTTCTTGCCGAAGATATCCAGGCGCTTGAGCGCCCTCAGGTTGAACTGAAGAAGTTTGTAACCGGTCAGGAAATGGAATTTACGGCCGAAGCGGAAGTTTTACCAGAGATTAAACTCGGAAATTACAAAAAGCTTGGTGTCAAGCAGCAGCCGATTACAGTCACGGCTGATGAGGTAAATGATATCCTCACACGGATGCAAGAAGGTATGAGTGAAAAGAAAGAAGTCGAGCGCGCAGCCAAAGACGGCGATGAAGTAATTCTCGACTTTATCGGCAAGAAAGATGACGTAGCCTTTGATGGCGGCGGCGCAAATGACTATGCGCTAAAGCTTGGTAGTAACTCATTTATTCCAGGCTTCGAAGAAGGCATCATCGGCAAGAAGCCGGGTGAAACATTTGATCTCAAGCTGAAGTTCCCCGAGAATTACCATGTTGCTGACCTCGCCGACGCAGACGTCGTGTTTACGACCACACTGAAAAAAGTCCAAGAACTGGCGCTGCCAACGCTCGACGATGAGTTCGCTAAAAATGCTGACAAACGCTTTTCAAGCTTGAAGGATTTGAAGGCAGACATCAAATCGGAGCTGACGGCGCAGAAAGAGCGTGAAACAGCCGAAAAACTAAAGGACGAGCTTGTCGCAAAACTGATCGATGTCAGTGACGTACCGGTGCCACAAGTATTGATCGATGACCAGATGCAAAGCATCGAGCAGGATATGACTCAAAACCTGATGTATCAAGGTCTGACGCTCGATCAGTATCTGCGGACGCAGAAGTTCAAGGACAAAGACGAATGGGTCAAAAAAGAAGTAGTCCCGGCCGCAGAAAAGCGCGTCAAGGCTGGACTGGTGTTAGCGGAACTTAGTAAAGTCGAAAAAGTCGAAGCGACGAGCCAAGAACTGGCCGATCACATCACTCGCTATAAGCAGCAATATGCAAACAACCCCGAGATGTCGAAGCGCTTTGACGAGCCCGAAATCCAGCGTGACGTTGCAAACCGCCTCTTGACTGAAAAGACCGTCGATCTGCTTGTCGAGCTAAATAAAAAGTAG
- the hisS gene encoding histidyl-tRNA synthetase (RAAC3_TM7_1_789): MTQCGVMTSLSSQSYKGTRDYYPADKRLQNYIFQVWKTVAERHGYEEYGAPLLEPVEIYAAKSGQELVGEQTYQFTDRGDRQVVIRPEMTPSISRMVAARRQELAYPARLYNIANFMRYERPQRGREREFWQLNVDIFGADSCLADVEIIQIGVDIMRAFKATDDMYTVKLNNRRVINAMMKDYLQLDPIQSELMIKLFDRKDKISDEAFRDQAIEIFGAAMAEDGLVKIKRLLEASGIEQLPVEIRDSEASKEIESIFTTLKERGISNVVFDVTLMRGFDYYTDTVFEFFDNHPENRRAMFGGGRYDGLVGLFGAEPISAVGMAPGLSMTELFLQSHGLLPEFASTTDVYIVVLGDDVVERAEKLAARLRSEGVNVELDFTGRKLDRQIKTATKKEIAFMLFVGEDDLKKELYNLKDTKTAEEEAMSFERIVARVRDRRRKKDDELLDELFA, encoded by the coding sequence ATGACACAATGTGGGGTAATGACTTCTCTTTCTTCGCAATCTTATAAAGGTACACGCGACTACTATCCAGCTGACAAGCGCCTGCAAAATTATATCTTCCAAGTCTGGAAAACAGTAGCTGAGCGTCATGGCTACGAAGAATACGGGGCGCCGCTACTCGAGCCGGTCGAGATATACGCAGCCAAAAGTGGTCAGGAGCTAGTCGGTGAGCAGACCTATCAATTTACCGATCGTGGTGATCGCCAGGTAGTAATCCGTCCGGAGATGACTCCAAGTATTTCACGTATGGTGGCAGCCAGGCGTCAGGAACTCGCGTACCCGGCAAGACTATATAATATCGCTAATTTCATGCGCTACGAACGACCGCAGCGTGGCCGTGAACGGGAGTTCTGGCAACTGAACGTCGATATTTTTGGAGCAGACAGTTGTCTGGCTGATGTCGAGATTATTCAGATTGGTGTCGATATTATGCGTGCCTTCAAAGCAACCGACGATATGTATACCGTAAAACTCAATAACCGTCGGGTTATTAACGCTATGATGAAGGACTATCTGCAGCTTGACCCGATCCAGTCGGAGCTGATGATCAAATTGTTTGACCGAAAGGACAAAATTTCCGATGAAGCGTTCCGCGACCAAGCAATCGAGATTTTTGGTGCGGCGATGGCAGAGGACGGTCTGGTAAAGATCAAGCGATTATTAGAGGCGAGCGGGATTGAACAACTACCGGTTGAAATCCGAGATAGTGAAGCGAGCAAGGAGATCGAGAGTATCTTTACGACGCTCAAAGAACGCGGTATTAGCAATGTGGTGTTTGACGTTACCCTAATGCGCGGCTTTGATTATTACACTGACACCGTATTTGAATTTTTTGATAATCACCCGGAAAACCGCCGTGCCATGTTTGGCGGTGGACGGTACGATGGTCTGGTTGGGCTGTTTGGTGCCGAGCCGATCTCAGCCGTTGGTATGGCGCCTGGTTTGTCGATGACCGAGCTGTTTCTTCAGAGCCATGGGCTGTTACCGGAGTTTGCTTCGACCACGGATGTTTACATAGTAGTTCTCGGCGACGATGTTGTAGAGCGCGCTGAAAAGTTGGCGGCGCGATTACGTAGCGAGGGTGTCAACGTCGAACTTGATTTCACTGGACGCAAGCTCGATCGTCAGATCAAAACCGCGACCAAAAAAGAGATTGCATTTATGCTGTTTGTCGGCGAAGATGACCTGAAGAAGGAACTGTACAATCTCAAAGATACTAAAACAGCCGAAGAAGAAGCTATGAGCTTCGAGCGCATCGTGGCGCGCGTCAGGGATCGTCGCCGCAAAAAAGACGATGAATTACTTGATGAGCTTTTTGCTTAA
- a CDS encoding hypothetical protein (RAAC3_TM7_1_790), whose product MVELSADSRYPESSWGRLETARLVFETSDRMRDGILELVRSDIREQMGQRALLLFSNFARSVIRLDGVLNGDDALMESEMRRVIKDTDAANRKQALARYAVLRAGKRPDGEAVVAFQLGVILNPRIRDLLRSSPHIPDTLLHGVSLPVRTIIPRKVLTREADQLRVPGLINQLLYGSVEESGEMNPQQPAADSVNAYVTGINMAFKQLHRPPAN is encoded by the coding sequence ATGGTCGAGCTATCTGCAGACAGTCGCTACCCCGAGTCGTCGTGGGGAAGATTAGAAACGGCAAGGCTCGTTTTTGAAACGAGCGACCGGATGCGTGACGGCATACTCGAATTGGTGCGAAGCGACATTCGCGAACAGATGGGCCAGAGAGCCCTTCTTTTATTTTCGAACTTCGCTCGTTCGGTTATTCGGTTGGATGGCGTACTGAATGGTGACGATGCCCTTATGGAGAGCGAAATGCGTCGTGTTATCAAAGATACCGATGCCGCCAATAGGAAGCAGGCGTTAGCACGTTACGCGGTACTGCGGGCAGGTAAACGACCGGATGGCGAAGCAGTCGTTGCTTTCCAGCTTGGCGTGATCTTAAACCCGCGTATACGAGATTTGTTGAGAAGCAGCCCTCATATACCCGACACGCTGTTGCATGGCGTATCGCTGCCCGTCAGAACGATCATTCCTAGGAAAGTGCTCACTCGTGAGGCCGACCAGTTGCGGGTACCCGGACTAATAAACCAATTACTTTACGGCTCAGTGGAAGAATCCGGAGAAATGAATCCGCAGCAGCCAGCTGCCGACAGTGTGAACGCTTATGTGACGGGTATAAATATGGCATTCAAACAGCTCCACCGACCACCAGCCAATTAA
- a CDS encoding hypothetical protein (RAAC3_TM7_1_791), producing the protein MPEEDTRNVTDEFKGWPLEAIVDELDKRGIELEVAIENTLRDFNMGTIVRSANAFGVRHVHVIGRRQWNKRGAMVTDKYLHLHYYVSVDQFVNAMHARQKEMYIVDNIKGSRPLAETRLPRHLVMVFGQEGPGVSSELAAQADNVVAIEQFGSTRSINVGVAAGIAMYAWAQQHTLKK; encoded by the coding sequence ATGCCAGAGGAAGATACCAGAAATGTTACCGATGAATTTAAAGGTTGGCCGCTTGAAGCGATCGTCGATGAGCTTGACAAGCGTGGCATTGAGCTAGAGGTCGCGATCGAAAATACCCTCCGTGACTTCAATATGGGGACGATCGTACGGTCAGCTAATGCCTTTGGGGTACGTCATGTCCATGTCATCGGTCGCCGTCAATGGAATAAGCGTGGCGCGATGGTGACAGATAAATATTTACACCTTCATTATTATGTGTCGGTAGATCAATTCGTCAATGCGATGCACGCTCGCCAAAAAGAAATGTATATAGTCGATAACATAAAAGGCTCGCGGCCACTTGCTGAAACTCGCTTACCGCGTCACCTTGTGATGGTGTTTGGTCAGGAGGGGCCGGGCGTATCGTCCGAACTGGCGGCGCAAGCGGATAATGTCGTCGCCATCGAGCAATTTGGTAGCACACGCTCAATCAATGTTGGCGTCGCCGCCGGTATTGCTATGTATGCTTGGGCACAGCAGCATACATTGAAGAAATAG
- a CDS encoding hypothetical protein (RAAC3_TM7_1_792): MYNGALDEHKVAAQVKQKSIVDARVKFALTAGLH; this comes from the coding sequence ATGTATAATGGTGCCCTAGACGAACATAAGGTGGCGGCTCAAGTGAAACAGAAATCAATTGTAGACGCACGCGTCAAGTTTGCCTTGACGGCTGGCCTTCACTAG
- a CDS encoding FAD linked oxidase protein (RAAC3_TM7_1_793) has translation MNKIAEYLNTHLVGEVVTNSATRKAYATDGSVLTLTPEMVAFVRRTNDIRKIARFAWQLAEKGHVLGVTARGNGNDTTGAAIGSGIIINFPSHMNTIFEYDAKQKLVRLQPGVTVGTLQNALNLYGTGIPRLRSALSQATLGGVVANCRHALEYIDQVEVVLANGDILQTQALSKRELTKKKGEQSFEGEIYRKLDALIEDNEALISSLASEDEPLDHFGFAAIANVKQKNGSFDLTPLLAGSQGTLAVVSEMILQAEYVDQAPAIVVAAFKEEAHARDAIDALEKLELRDLTYLNGAYVEAASAFGKTYETFETMKNDSGAVGAVLIMTISDLSTHAKHKKLKKIQKVLKPFDAEIIVDEDETVSDLDAMFSLAEWQLNPDDKDTATPPLLEGFSVPLERFEEFNSALVALAKKHHVDLPLYGRPLEEVWYARPQLKLGTVGDKQKVFKLSNDLIQLVQSHAGVPFAASGEGRLHAHQSKALLDEQMVELYRQVKEVFDPLGILNPGVKQPGDVRDTVKLLRSEYVAPAATDFVARF, from the coding sequence ATGAACAAAATTGCAGAATATCTGAACACGCACTTGGTCGGTGAGGTCGTCACCAATAGTGCGACACGAAAGGCGTACGCAACCGATGGAAGTGTACTCACGTTAACACCGGAAATGGTGGCCTTTGTGCGGCGTACCAATGACATTCGAAAGATCGCTCGCTTTGCCTGGCAACTTGCCGAGAAAGGCCACGTGTTGGGAGTTACGGCGCGCGGTAATGGTAATGATACGACTGGCGCGGCAATCGGTAGCGGTATCATCATCAACTTTCCGAGCCATATGAACACCATCTTTGAATACGACGCCAAACAGAAGCTTGTGCGCCTGCAGCCTGGCGTCACCGTGGGAACGTTGCAGAATGCCCTCAATCTGTACGGGACGGGTATACCGCGGCTTCGGAGTGCACTGAGCCAGGCAACACTTGGGGGCGTGGTTGCCAACTGTCGGCACGCGCTCGAATATATTGATCAAGTTGAGGTTGTTTTGGCCAATGGCGATATTCTGCAGACTCAAGCCCTGTCAAAACGGGAACTCACCAAAAAGAAGGGCGAACAGAGCTTTGAAGGTGAAATCTATCGTAAACTCGACGCTCTGATCGAGGACAACGAAGCCCTGATAAGCAGTCTCGCGTCTGAGGACGAGCCGCTTGACCATTTTGGCTTTGCAGCGATTGCGAATGTCAAGCAAAAAAACGGATCATTTGACCTGACGCCACTGCTCGCTGGCAGCCAAGGAACACTTGCGGTCGTCTCAGAGATGATCTTGCAGGCTGAATATGTTGACCAAGCGCCGGCAATCGTAGTGGCTGCATTTAAAGAGGAGGCGCATGCGCGTGATGCAATCGATGCGCTCGAAAAGCTTGAACTCAGAGACCTCACCTACTTGAATGGTGCTTATGTCGAGGCAGCGAGTGCATTCGGTAAAACCTACGAAACGTTTGAGACGATGAAAAATGACAGCGGGGCAGTTGGCGCCGTGCTGATCATGACAATCAGCGACCTCAGTACTCATGCCAAGCATAAAAAATTGAAGAAAATTCAGAAGGTGCTCAAGCCGTTTGATGCGGAGATTATTGTTGACGAGGACGAGACAGTCAGTGACCTCGATGCGATGTTTTCACTAGCTGAGTGGCAGCTCAACCCAGACGATAAAGATACGGCAACACCACCGCTCCTCGAGGGTTTTTCGGTTCCGCTAGAACGCTTTGAAGAATTCAACTCAGCGCTCGTGGCGCTTGCCAAAAAGCATCATGTCGACCTGCCGCTGTATGGCCGTCCGCTCGAAGAAGTCTGGTATGCGCGACCGCAACTCAAGCTCGGAACAGTCGGTGACAAACAAAAGGTCTTTAAGCTATCGAATGATCTGATCCAGCTAGTACAAAGCCATGCTGGCGTACCATTTGCCGCCAGCGGCGAAGGCCGGCTACATGCGCACCAGTCCAAGGCGCTACTCGATGAGCAGATGGTTGAATTGTACCGTCAGGTCAAAGAGGTCTTTGATCCGCTCGGTATTCTCAATCCAGGAGTTAAGCAGCCGGGTGATGTGCGTGACACGGTAAAGTTGCTCCGGTCGGAGTATGTCGCACCGGCAGCGACTGATTTTGTAGCACGATTTTAG
- a CDS encoding hypothetical protein (RAAC3_TM7_1_794): MAASEMAFGDEHPATYINQSASSYERAQLSGEAFGDGEDHGFVVKRSPEPHSFHHGHDSDD, encoded by the coding sequence ATGGCTGCATCGGAAATGGCTTTCGGGGACGAACACCCGGCCACGTACATCAACCAATCGGCGTCAAGCTACGAAAGAGCTCAGCTCTCGGGTGAAGCGTTCGGTGACGGGGAGGATCATGGTTTCGTGGTGAAGCGTTCGCCGGAGCCACACTCCTTCCACCACGGCCACGACTCTGATGACTGA
- a CDS encoding hypothetical protein (RAAC3_TM7_1_795), producing the protein MNVRIIAGKHGGRTIAAPTRQSTHAMSERARNALFNILGNSVEGARVLDAFAGSGSLGLEALSRGARTATFIERDRVAARIIEENLTRLKEDGTVVATTVSNWLTTADIEPFDLIFADPPYYDPQFSTVKRLLGLLKPSALMVLSHPGKGEVPSVSGVVVVDNRSYGNLNFTLYRRDA; encoded by the coding sequence ATGAACGTACGTATCATCGCCGGCAAACACGGTGGACGCACGATTGCGGCACCGACCCGTCAAAGCACCCACGCTATGAGCGAGCGGGCCCGGAATGCACTATTCAATATTCTCGGTAATTCTGTCGAAGGGGCACGAGTACTCGACGCGTTTGCTGGTTCCGGCAGCTTGGGGCTAGAGGCGCTGAGCAGAGGCGCACGTACGGCGACCTTTATCGAGCGCGACCGGGTTGCGGCGCGTATCATCGAAGAAAATCTGACCCGACTTAAAGAAGACGGAACAGTTGTGGCGACGACAGTTAGCAACTGGCTGACGACCGCCGATATCGAGCCATTTGATTTGATATTTGCTGATCCGCCCTATTATGACCCGCAGTTTTCCACAGTTAAACGACTCTTAGGACTACTCAAACCTAGTGCGCTTATGGTATTATCACATCCAGGTAAGGGTGAGGTTCCTTCCGTATCAGGAGTTGTTGTGGTGGACAATCGTAGTTATGGAAACCTGAACTTCACCCTTTACCGCCGAGACGCTTAA
- a CDS encoding hypothetical protein (RAAC3_TM7_1_796): MYSGTIIHKKSGRVMGAHQRIDRVARRHLVRQLPAHALFPSIRDILHFEGLNGPDGIKRKSPGRDEPWHHINPTDPNDTGLIELLHNHRHNLVAALRAGDETRAAFEAAWLAHALVDGLTPAHHYPLGEKIEELWGKPHEERLSVREKMIIRGSTRRDTVQKNWQYWGAKGVWSTHFMFEWGVASAIVTMRFDEYAPSLDWLEENRTKGLEAVFQDALEAVAALDMYHTFWTSGWNATLARQTRRTLIPLIINLVTFAWYDAYSEAAGL; this comes from the coding sequence ATGTATTCAGGAACCATCATCCATAAAAAATCCGGTCGCGTCATGGGAGCGCACCAGCGGATAGACCGTGTCGCTCGGCGACACCTTGTTCGGCAGCTTCCCGCACACGCGCTATTCCCGTCGATTCGTGATATTCTGCATTTTGAAGGGTTGAACGGCCCCGATGGTATCAAGCGTAAAAGCCCGGGGCGGGACGAGCCGTGGCACCATATCAATCCGACAGATCCAAACGATACAGGGTTGATTGAATTGCTGCACAACCATCGCCACAACCTGGTCGCAGCACTTCGCGCCGGTGATGAGACCAGGGCAGCCTTTGAAGCGGCATGGCTAGCGCACGCATTGGTAGATGGTTTGACGCCGGCACATCATTACCCGCTAGGAGAAAAGATCGAAGAACTATGGGGTAAGCCACACGAAGAACGTTTATCGGTGCGTGAAAAGATGATTATACGCGGCAGCACTCGCCGTGATACAGTACAAAAAAACTGGCAGTATTGGGGTGCGAAAGGGGTTTGGTCGACTCATTTTATGTTTGAATGGGGTGTTGCGTCGGCAATTGTGACGATGCGTTTTGATGAATACGCTCCTTCGCTTGACTGGCTTGAGGAAAATCGTACAAAAGGCCTGGAAGCGGTATTTCAAGATGCGCTCGAGGCAGTTGCTGCGCTCGATATGTACCATACTTTTTGGACCAGCGGCTGGAACGCAACATTAGCGCGCCAAACCCGAAGAACGCTTATTCCATTGATTATCAATCTCGTCACCTTCGCCTGGTACGACGCCTACAGTGAGGCAGCCGGACTATGA
- a CDS encoding hypothetical protein (RAAC3_TM7_1_797) has protein sequence MNILTKLESIKGVGKKTAEQFSLSGLETVEDLLYFFPRKFEDFSEVVSIADISPGKRTIKARCESISTKTVRRGLRLTTAVLADETGKLNAVWFNQAYRESQLKGGGEYYFSGEFEFSYNRYQLTNPSAEKVSDLPVQTDRILPIYPAVKGLKSQLVRKILAELRPLMTMLPDTLPVSVVTSQKLAPLGEALLGMHFPIRAADVERARERFGFEELFELLLAAQLNKQENAKLSGWSIPFEQATVKRFVAALPFELTPAQKVAAWDILQDLERETPMNRLLQGDVGSGKTVVAGLAARQAVSHGFQTAILAPTEILASQHAETLSGMLEPFGVNVALLTGSVKGKARAVLLDALKEGSIDVLVGTHALLQPTVKFHKLGFVVIDEQHRFGVAQRQELLKKSTHMPHLLAMTATPIPRSLALTVYGELDISIINQKPKNRLPISTKIWSPVSRKELYAAIDTEIAAGRQAYVICRLIDDNPQNDSKSVSAEYKKLQNSVFGHRRIGLLHGRMKPSEKEEVMTKFSDGKLDILVSTTVVEVGVDVPNASVILIEDADQYGLSQLHQLRGRVGRSSWQSHCYLLMSDTKKPSQRLREIEKSQDGFYLAEVDLKLRGPGEIYGRAQHGALNLQVANLADTKLIARAQQVARQFIESSEGLVQYKQLMKRVEKYQRITTLN, from the coding sequence GTGAACATACTGACAAAACTAGAATCAATCAAAGGTGTGGGCAAGAAAACCGCTGAGCAGTTTAGTTTGAGTGGTCTAGAAACAGTCGAAGATTTACTGTATTTCTTTCCGCGCAAGTTTGAGGATTTTTCCGAAGTCGTATCAATCGCGGATATTTCGCCTGGCAAACGGACGATCAAAGCTCGCTGTGAATCGATCAGTACAAAGACTGTGCGGCGTGGCTTACGACTGACGACTGCAGTACTCGCAGATGAAACGGGCAAGCTCAATGCCGTCTGGTTCAACCAAGCGTATCGTGAGTCGCAGCTAAAAGGCGGTGGTGAATATTATTTTTCCGGCGAATTTGAGTTTAGCTACAACCGTTACCAGCTGACAAATCCGAGCGCCGAGAAAGTCAGTGATCTACCGGTACAAACCGATCGAATCCTGCCAATTTATCCGGCGGTTAAGGGTCTTAAGAGTCAATTGGTGCGAAAAATCTTAGCTGAACTACGTCCGCTTATGACGATGCTACCGGACACGTTACCTGTATCAGTTGTGACCTCCCAGAAGCTCGCACCACTGGGTGAAGCGTTACTCGGCATGCATTTTCCGATCCGGGCGGCAGATGTGGAGCGCGCTCGCGAACGCTTTGGCTTTGAAGAATTGTTTGAACTACTACTCGCAGCACAGCTGAACAAGCAGGAAAATGCAAAATTATCAGGTTGGTCAATTCCGTTTGAACAAGCCACGGTCAAAAGATTTGTCGCCGCGTTACCATTTGAACTGACGCCAGCGCAAAAAGTCGCTGCGTGGGATATATTGCAGGATCTTGAGCGCGAAACGCCAATGAACCGCTTGTTACAGGGCGATGTCGGCTCTGGAAAGACGGTGGTTGCTGGCCTCGCTGCCAGACAAGCAGTAAGCCACGGCTTTCAGACGGCAATTCTCGCGCCGACAGAAATCCTTGCCAGTCAACATGCCGAAACGCTCTCTGGTATGCTTGAGCCGTTTGGTGTCAATGTTGCACTGCTAACCGGCAGTGTCAAAGGCAAAGCGCGTGCGGTATTGCTCGATGCCTTGAAGGAGGGCTCAATTGATGTTCTGGTGGGTACGCACGCTTTGCTGCAGCCGACGGTAAAGTTTCATAAACTTGGTTTTGTGGTGATCGACGAACAACACCGCTTTGGCGTGGCGCAGCGCCAGGAACTACTCAAAAAATCAACGCATATGCCACATCTCCTCGCTATGACCGCCACACCAATCCCGCGAAGCCTAGCACTAACGGTCTACGGCGAGCTCGATATTTCGATTATCAACCAAAAACCCAAAAACCGTCTGCCGATAAGTACGAAAATCTGGTCGCCGGTCAGCCGAAAAGAACTTTATGCGGCGATAGATACGGAAATTGCTGCCGGTCGGCAAGCCTACGTGATCTGCCGTTTGATCGACGACAACCCGCAAAATGATAGCAAAAGCGTCTCAGCTGAGTACAAGAAATTACAAAACTCCGTCTTTGGCCATCGTCGGATCGGCTTGCTTCATGGCCGTATGAAGCCGAGCGAAAAAGAAGAAGTGATGACAAAATTCTCAGATGGCAAGCTCGATATCTTAGTCAGTACGACAGTTGTCGAGGTCGGTGTCGATGTGCCAAATGCCAGTGTAATCCTGATCGAGGATGCTGATCAGTATGGACTGAGCCAACTCCATCAGCTACGTGGACGAGTCGGTCGTTCGTCTTGGCAAAGCCACTGCTACTTACTGATGAGTGATACGAAAAAGCCATCACAGCGGTTGCGTGAGATTGAGAAATCACAAGACGGTTTTTATCTGGCCGAAGTCGACCTGAAGCTGCGCGGTCCGGGTGAAATTTACGGTCGAGCACAGCACGGCGCACTCAATCTGCAGGTAGCGAACTTAGCCGATACCAAGCTGATCGCTCGCGCCCAGCAGGTAGCTCGCCAGTTTATCGAAAGTAGCGAAGGTTTGGTACAATACAAGCAGTTAATGAAGCGGGTAGAAAAATACCAGCGCATCACCACATTAAATTAA